A single genomic interval of Stieleria maiorica harbors:
- a CDS encoding VWA domain-containing protein, translated as MRDVARQLQTLITPGRWLRPMVGLVAFTIPMAAVLAHAADSVTANDSGAQVRVVSFPGDQSSADGPAYFAASILPSADDALLQAVEQPAADVVVVVDTSASQSGEFRRESLAAATKTVASLRPQDRVRVFAADVDAVALSDALTPAADPSVSSALEGLKRRLPLGNTNMVSVIDAVRGTLLAAPRSHTRSIVYIGDGASIDATGSQTRFAALIDALRADHISVHSVAIGPSKNVELMAILANHTGGVLGIVSEADGNTATAMAARVTESAVRSPIWIDDANLPQAVTIAHGKRLPPLRVDRDSILLGQIAGNIDSMQLDLRGTTPTADIRVTTDATIEHGNPDFAFLPGLVDGAKKNAGLTLPTASSVMLRETARILAAKSDELVRAGKLALKQGNKKGAKAVAEMALEADPNNEDAKALVKVSGTTLIIQNESPFDDLFGDDAQPADPAPAADDLFGTDEPAAPAAPAADDLFGDPAPAAAAPAPAAPAPAAEAAPAAATPAPAAPSGGRLPMVPPSRSIVGDDEILERGGDLLDRIEAERSAANGRLRAEVKAALRAAERALRSDPTGVSGQLKSVLARVQTLPDIEPKLRQDLESQLQSAIQAASSAEARFAAQQANIVAQDEASRATARLLEETFRREATLKTLSQQMNALIDEGRYTEADGTVSLKFAEISGDSITEDSVAGRHFTDQPLALQTYDRDRRYKEMRERNFVDAFSLVLKSNIPFVDEPPILYPDADVWQALSRRRLERYGSIELVGDNETERKIEASLSDETTQTFIETPLSEAIQTISDTHEIPIVIDNRALEEIGLDADAGVNIDLKNVTLRSFLRLMLRDLELTYLIKDEVMQITTVEAAEDNLVTKVYPVGDLVVPIVSLGGGGMGGGMGGGMGGGMGGGMGGGMGGGMGGMGGGMGGMGGGMGGGMFVVPDNVSLDSKSESAPVADDANATPADTAAATLSAADEQLIRPLKVTPKAGQTRSEAWEQFFAGLTLGDVREITILDQQIRATARQYSVKAAAADEQGDRQAAVEWFSHSRDMISEAIRAGHVQPWMYQAYAIALTATGAPKAEVERALLSAVDFAETPADILNVAARLEDLGSDAASLRLCKRVAELDPNRRETYVMGLRLAEQLNDPAAIAWAANGVLSQAWPAEFAPVVDKATLLARSAYTELKEKGLEDEAARFAKALDQAAAHDVIVRVSWTGDADIDLAVEEPGGTVCSLENRSSASGGTLLGDSYPGQGEDNTGTVSETYICPRGFSGQYRLLVRKVWGEVSTGQVTVEIVTDAKRPSQRFIRKEVPLTEKDALFVFEVKEGKRQEKLGEAQLAHLRDVQRDLNGQLLGQFANPGSDSAQVLRDLYRDTQILTGGIGANPFFGRNGAVGFQPQITQLPEGASLSTLAIISADRRYVRISPAPFFSQIGDVSTFNFVDGTSGGAGGGGAGGGLGGGAGGGLGGGGLGGGGGFGN; from the coding sequence ATGCGAGACGTCGCACGTCAACTTCAAACTTTGATCACGCCGGGGCGTTGGTTGCGTCCCATGGTCGGCCTTGTGGCATTCACGATCCCGATGGCAGCGGTGTTGGCTCACGCAGCCGACAGCGTCACGGCCAACGACAGTGGTGCCCAGGTCCGCGTCGTCAGTTTCCCCGGCGACCAATCCAGTGCTGACGGTCCGGCGTACTTCGCCGCTTCGATCCTGCCGTCGGCCGATGACGCATTGCTGCAGGCGGTCGAGCAGCCGGCGGCCGATGTCGTCGTCGTCGTCGACACCTCGGCCAGCCAGTCGGGTGAGTTCCGTCGCGAATCATTGGCAGCGGCCACCAAGACCGTTGCATCGCTTCGGCCGCAAGATCGCGTGCGGGTGTTTGCCGCCGACGTGGACGCCGTCGCCCTGTCCGATGCACTGACTCCCGCAGCTGATCCGAGTGTCAGTTCGGCCCTGGAGGGATTGAAGCGACGTCTGCCCCTTGGCAACACGAACATGGTTTCGGTCATCGATGCGGTCCGCGGCACGCTGTTGGCCGCCCCCCGCAGCCACACGCGTTCGATCGTTTACATCGGTGACGGGGCATCGATCGACGCGACGGGCAGTCAAACGCGGTTCGCGGCGTTGATCGACGCATTGCGAGCCGACCACATCTCGGTTCACAGCGTCGCGATCGGCCCATCCAAGAACGTCGAACTGATGGCCATTCTGGCCAATCACACCGGCGGCGTGTTGGGGATCGTCAGCGAAGCCGACGGCAACACCGCGACGGCGATGGCCGCCCGCGTGACCGAATCGGCGGTGCGTTCACCGATCTGGATCGACGATGCAAACTTGCCCCAGGCGGTGACGATCGCTCATGGCAAACGTCTTCCGCCGCTGCGTGTCGATCGCGATTCCATCCTGCTCGGTCAAATCGCCGGCAACATCGATTCCATGCAGCTGGACCTGCGCGGGACGACGCCGACGGCCGACATCCGCGTCACCACCGATGCAACGATCGAACACGGCAACCCCGACTTCGCCTTCCTGCCGGGGCTGGTCGACGGTGCCAAGAAAAACGCGGGGCTGACCCTGCCCACCGCCAGCAGCGTCATGCTTCGTGAAACCGCTCGTATCCTGGCGGCCAAGTCCGACGAACTGGTGCGGGCTGGGAAGCTGGCCCTGAAGCAAGGCAACAAGAAAGGCGCCAAAGCCGTCGCGGAAATGGCTCTGGAAGCCGACCCGAACAACGAAGACGCCAAGGCATTGGTGAAAGTCAGCGGCACCACGCTGATCATCCAAAACGAATCGCCGTTTGACGACCTGTTCGGCGACGACGCCCAACCGGCCGATCCGGCGCCCGCCGCGGACGATCTGTTCGGGACGGACGAACCGGCAGCCCCGGCGGCTCCCGCCGCGGACGACTTGTTCGGCGACCCCGCACCGGCGGCAGCTGCCCCGGCACCGGCAGCACCGGCGCCAGCGGCCGAAGCAGCCCCGGCGGCGGCCACCCCGGCGCCGGCCGCTCCCAGCGGCGGACGTCTGCCGATGGTTCCGCCCAGCCGCAGCATCGTCGGCGATGACGAGATTTTGGAACGCGGCGGCGATTTGCTCGATCGCATCGAAGCCGAACGCAGCGCCGCCAACGGACGGTTGCGTGCCGAGGTCAAAGCGGCCTTGCGTGCCGCCGAACGCGCCCTGCGGTCGGATCCGACCGGTGTCTCCGGCCAACTGAAATCCGTGCTCGCCCGCGTGCAAACGCTGCCGGACATCGAACCCAAGTTGCGTCAGGATCTGGAAAGCCAGTTGCAGTCGGCGATCCAAGCGGCCAGCAGCGCCGAAGCACGGTTCGCGGCCCAGCAAGCCAACATCGTCGCACAAGACGAAGCGTCGCGTGCGACCGCCCGATTGTTGGAGGAAACCTTCCGCCGCGAGGCGACCTTGAAAACGCTTTCCCAGCAGATGAACGCGTTGATCGACGAAGGACGCTACACCGAAGCCGACGGCACGGTGTCGTTGAAATTCGCCGAGATCTCCGGTGACTCGATCACCGAGGATTCGGTGGCCGGCCGACACTTCACCGACCAACCGTTGGCGCTGCAGACCTATGACCGCGACCGACGCTACAAGGAGATGCGCGAACGAAACTTTGTCGATGCGTTCTCGTTGGTGCTCAAGAGCAACATTCCGTTCGTCGATGAACCGCCGATCTTGTACCCCGATGCGGACGTCTGGCAAGCGCTCAGCCGTCGTCGTCTGGAGCGTTACGGTTCGATCGAACTGGTCGGTGACAACGAAACCGAACGTAAGATCGAAGCATCGCTGTCGGACGAGACCACGCAAACGTTCATCGAAACCCCGCTCAGCGAGGCCATTCAAACGATCAGCGACACGCACGAAATTCCGATCGTGATCGACAACCGGGCGCTCGAAGAAATCGGCCTGGACGCCGACGCCGGGGTCAACATCGACCTGAAGAATGTCACCTTGCGATCGTTCCTGCGACTGATGTTGCGCGATCTGGAACTGACCTACCTGATCAAAGACGAAGTGATGCAGATCACCACCGTCGAAGCAGCCGAAGACAACCTGGTGACCAAAGTCTATCCCGTCGGTGACCTCGTCGTGCCGATCGTTTCGCTCGGCGGCGGCGGCATGGGCGGCGGCATGGGTGGCGGCATGGGCGGCGGCATGGGTGGCGGCATGGGCGGCGGCATGGGCGGCGGCATGGGCGGTATGGGCGGCGGCATGGGCGGCATGGGCGGCGGTATGGGCGGCGGCATGTTCGTCGTGCCCGATAACGTCAGCTTGGATTCAAAATCGGAATCCGCCCCGGTAGCCGACGACGCCAACGCCACTCCGGCCGACACCGCCGCGGCAACGCTTTCGGCGGCCGACGAGCAATTGATCCGCCCGCTGAAAGTCACCCCCAAGGCAGGCCAAACGCGCAGCGAAGCATGGGAGCAGTTCTTCGCCGGGCTGACTCTGGGCGACGTGCGCGAAATCACCATCCTGGACCAACAGATCCGTGCGACCGCGCGGCAATACTCGGTCAAAGCCGCTGCGGCGGACGAACAGGGCGATCGACAAGCGGCCGTCGAGTGGTTCAGTCATTCGCGCGACATGATCAGCGAAGCGATCCGGGCCGGGCATGTTCAACCGTGGATGTATCAAGCGTATGCGATCGCCTTGACCGCCACCGGCGCGCCGAAGGCGGAAGTCGAACGGGCGCTGTTGTCCGCGGTCGATTTCGCCGAGACCCCGGCCGACATCCTGAACGTTGCCGCGCGCCTGGAGGATTTGGGCAGTGACGCCGCCTCGCTGCGGTTGTGCAAACGGGTCGCGGAATTGGATCCGAACCGTCGCGAGACCTACGTGATGGGACTGCGATTGGCCGAACAACTCAATGACCCGGCCGCGATCGCTTGGGCCGCCAACGGAGTGCTATCGCAGGCGTGGCCGGCCGAGTTCGCGCCGGTCGTCGACAAAGCGACCCTGCTGGCACGAAGCGCCTACACCGAACTGAAAGAGAAAGGACTGGAAGACGAAGCGGCCCGGTTCGCCAAAGCGTTGGACCAGGCCGCCGCACACGATGTCATCGTGCGGGTCTCGTGGACCGGCGATGCCGACATCGATCTGGCCGTGGAAGAACCCGGCGGAACCGTTTGCTCGTTGGAAAACCGCTCCAGCGCCAGCGGCGGCACCTTGCTCGGTGACTCCTATCCCGGCCAAGGCGAAGACAACACCGGAACCGTTTCGGAAACCTACATCTGCCCGCGAGGATTCAGCGGCCAATACCGTCTGCTGGTCCGCAAGGTGTGGGGCGAAGTTTCGACCGGACAAGTCACCGTTGAAATCGTCACCGATGCCAAACGACCGTCCCAGCGGTTCATTCGAAAAGAGGTTCCATTGACCGAAAAAGACGCCTTGTTCGTCTTCGAAGTCAAAGAGGGAAAACGTCAGGAAAAACTCGGCGAAGCCCAACTGGCACACCTGCGCGACGTGCAGCGTGATCTCAACGGCCAGTTGCTCGGTCAATTTGCCAACCCGGGAAGCGATTCGGCACAAGTCCTGCGGGATCTGTACCGCGACACCCAGATCTTGACCGGTGGCATCGGGGCCAATCCCTTCTTCGGCCGCAACGGCGCCGTCGGGTTCCAGCCGCAAATCACGCAGTTGCCCGAGGGGGCGTCGCTGTCGACCCTGGCGATCATTTCTGCCGACCGACGCTACGTCCGGATTTCGCCGGCACCGTTCTTCTCGCAGATCGGTGACGTCAGCACCTTTAACTTTGTCGACGGGACGTCCGGTGGCGCAGGCGGCGGTGGTGCCGGCGGCGGCTTGGGCGGTGGCGCCGGCGGTGGTCTCGGTGGCGGCGGCCTGGGCGGCGGCGGCGGTTTCGGCAACTGA
- a CDS encoding rhodanese-like domain-containing protein: MNRNGWLGILALSAMTLALMPQPAPAQFGGLFGGPEIETISTDQLQSLLDKQQRAAADAKAAGQEAPTPDFVVVDVRSDAEVNVSIIPGAITKKQFEADRQQYQGRTVIPYCTVGGRSGAYAKQLAAKGVKVKNYKGSILKWVDAELPLVTLDGKPTNRVHTYSDRYKIPSKYEQVTK; encoded by the coding sequence ATGAATCGCAACGGTTGGCTTGGAATTCTGGCTCTGTCGGCTATGACACTGGCACTGATGCCACAACCCGCTCCGGCCCAGTTTGGCGGGTTGTTCGGCGGACCGGAGATCGAAACGATCAGCACCGACCAGCTGCAGTCGTTGCTGGACAAACAGCAGCGAGCCGCGGCCGACGCAAAAGCAGCGGGCCAAGAAGCTCCGACGCCGGATTTCGTGGTCGTCGACGTCCGCTCGGACGCCGAGGTCAACGTCTCGATCATCCCCGGTGCGATCACCAAAAAGCAGTTCGAAGCCGATCGCCAGCAGTACCAGGGCCGTACCGTGATCCCCTACTGCACCGTCGGCGGACGCAGCGGTGCTTATGCCAAGCAACTCGCCGCCAAGGGTGTCAAAGTCAAGAACTACAAGGGCAGCATCTTGAAATGGGTCGATGCCGAGTTGCCCTTGGTGACCCTGGATGGCAAGCCGACCAATCGCGTCCACACCTATAGCGATCGTTACAAAATTCCCTCGAAGTACGAACAGGTCACAAAGTGA
- a CDS encoding FAD-dependent oxidoreductase → MNQPPANAEQKHIVLLGVGHTNAHLVKQWAKDPIPGCRLICVSTFPAATYSGMLPGTLGRQFHDDCLRIDLAALADQANAELILADTDGIDLAAGELHFRDRAPIHFDVLSIGVGSMPAGWQQHSASKLLVPIKPMQTFLQRLETRLQDAAAATTGPLRVAVVGGGVASVEIALCLQQRWQTSDRKRPIESEIFTSSDHVADGMPERSVRMIERLLRRRSIAVHPGHRVEEVTDSALRTDDGQWFGSDCVIWATGAAAPPVLDRLGLQTDAHGFIATSKTLQSLSDERIFAVGDSGTVVDAPSPKAGVYAVRQCPILWHNVNAFLRGEALQQFEPQRDFLKLLNTGDGKAILQYGPLTVHARWCWWLKTWIDKRFVRQYQFETERHRHTPVPTEDDQSKEPLSCRSM, encoded by the coding sequence GTGAACCAGCCGCCGGCCAATGCCGAGCAGAAGCACATCGTTCTGCTGGGCGTCGGCCACACCAATGCCCACCTGGTCAAACAGTGGGCCAAGGACCCGATCCCCGGTTGCCGATTGATCTGCGTCAGCACGTTCCCGGCGGCGACCTACTCGGGGATGCTACCCGGCACGCTGGGGCGTCAATTCCACGACGATTGTCTGCGAATTGATCTGGCCGCGCTTGCCGACCAAGCCAACGCCGAACTGATCCTTGCCGATACCGACGGGATCGACCTTGCCGCAGGAGAATTGCACTTCCGCGATCGTGCCCCGATCCACTTTGACGTGCTTTCGATCGGCGTCGGATCGATGCCGGCCGGGTGGCAGCAACATTCGGCTTCAAAGCTGTTGGTCCCGATCAAACCGATGCAGACGTTTCTGCAGCGGCTGGAGACACGATTGCAGGACGCGGCGGCGGCGACGACCGGCCCGCTGCGGGTGGCGGTCGTCGGTGGCGGGGTCGCGAGCGTTGAAATTGCGTTGTGCTTGCAACAGCGGTGGCAAACCAGCGATCGCAAGCGGCCGATCGAAAGTGAAATCTTCACCAGCAGCGACCACGTGGCCGATGGGATGCCCGAACGCAGCGTGCGGATGATCGAGCGTCTGCTGCGGCGACGCTCGATTGCGGTCCATCCCGGCCATCGTGTCGAGGAGGTCACCGATTCGGCTCTACGGACCGACGACGGCCAATGGTTCGGCTCGGACTGCGTGATCTGGGCGACCGGCGCGGCCGCCCCACCGGTGCTCGATCGCCTGGGCCTGCAAACGGACGCGCACGGATTCATTGCCACATCGAAAACCCTGCAGTCGCTTTCGGACGAGCGAATATTTGCCGTCGGCGATTCGGGCACGGTGGTCGATGCGCCCTCACCCAAGGCGGGTGTGTATGCCGTCCGGCAGTGTCCGATCTTGTGGCACAACGTCAACGCGTTTCTCCGCGGGGAAGCGTTGCAGCAATTCGAACCCCAACGCGATTTTCTAAAGCTACTGAACACCGGTGACGGGAAAGCGATCCTGCAATACGGCCCACTGACCGTTCACGCCCGTTGGTGCTGGTGGTTGAAGACCTGGATCGACAAACGGTTTGTCCGCCAGTACCAGTTCGAAACCGAACGCCACCGCCACACGCCTGTTCCGACCGAGGATGATCAATCAAAGGAGCCCTTGTCATGCAGATCAATGTGA
- a CDS encoding efflux RND transporter periplasmic adaptor subunit, producing MQINVIRRWLASFGRIGMVAGGLLLLVATIAWLSGMFEDKVQPGWTGRGVPKHTDQPTDIVHEIEKPYIEEAIGTLKASSRTVVAAKLLATITEIRVTAGDQVQRGQELVRLDSKEYEARLDQAKRALEATTANREQAEKAFARAETLQQQNALSRSEFDLAKRDLQVASANELQATKAVQEAEAMLSYTVINAAKDGRIVDRSAEPGDIARPGEPILTLYDATSLRLEAPVMEHLAVKLGVGDHLAVYVDALDREFDATIDEIVPQADAPSRSFLVKASLPKSDELYEGMFGRLRIPAGRRRHLCLNTDALIEVGQLDFVDVVLADGNIERRLVKIGQLGMPGRQEVLSGVEAGERVVLHVDGSAKESPVKESPVKESPVKESPVKESPADDTL from the coding sequence ATGCAGATCAATGTGATTCGTCGGTGGCTGGCAAGTTTTGGCCGAATCGGAATGGTCGCCGGCGGGCTGTTGTTGTTGGTCGCGACCATCGCCTGGTTATCCGGCATGTTCGAAGACAAAGTCCAACCGGGTTGGACCGGCCGCGGGGTTCCCAAGCACACCGACCAGCCGACCGACATCGTTCACGAGATCGAAAAGCCTTACATCGAAGAGGCGATCGGGACGCTCAAGGCATCCAGCCGGACCGTCGTCGCGGCGAAACTGCTGGCGACGATCACCGAGATCCGTGTCACCGCCGGCGACCAGGTCCAGCGGGGCCAAGAGCTGGTCCGTTTGGACAGCAAAGAATACGAAGCCCGGCTCGACCAGGCCAAACGGGCACTCGAGGCCACCACCGCCAACCGCGAGCAAGCCGAAAAAGCATTCGCGCGGGCGGAAACGCTGCAGCAACAGAACGCGCTGTCGCGATCCGAATTCGATTTGGCAAAGCGTGACTTGCAGGTCGCCAGTGCGAACGAATTGCAGGCGACCAAGGCGGTCCAAGAGGCCGAGGCGATGCTTTCGTACACCGTGATCAATGCCGCCAAGGACGGCCGGATCGTCGACCGCTCGGCCGAACCCGGCGACATCGCCCGACCCGGCGAACCGATCCTCACGCTGTACGATGCGACCTCGTTGCGGCTGGAAGCCCCCGTGATGGAACATCTGGCCGTCAAACTCGGTGTCGGTGATCACTTGGCAGTCTATGTCGACGCACTGGATCGTGAATTCGACGCCACGATCGACGAAATCGTCCCCCAAGCCGACGCGCCCAGCCGGTCCTTCTTGGTCAAAGCCAGCCTGCCCAAATCCGACGAACTCTACGAGGGGATGTTCGGGCGACTGCGGATTCCCGCCGGCCGGCGGCGGCACCTGTGTTTGAACACCGACGCGTTGATCGAGGTCGGGCAATTGGATTTTGTCGACGTCGTGCTCGCCGACGGAAACATCGAGCGGCGGTTGGTCAAGATCGGACAGCTCGGCATGCCGGGCCGCCAGGAAGTGCTCAGCGGTGTCGAAGCGGGCGAGCGAGTGGTGTTGCACGTCGATGGCTCAGCCAAGGAGAGCCCAGTGAAGGAGAGCCCAGTGAAGGAGAGCCCAGTGAAGGAGAGCCCAGTGAAGGAGAGCCCAGCCGATGACACCCTCTGA